In Nitrosophilus labii, the following proteins share a genomic window:
- a CDS encoding NAD(P)/FAD-dependent oxidoreductase produces the protein MERKEFEHLQEIVEETMKKEGLSRRDALKLMGLGSAAAMMGGTSVKAEAATEAKASSAKGKILIVGGGLAGMSTAARLVRHLDNPDITVVEPNPKSVSYQPGLTLIGGYEWGVEDIIYNTSDFVPDGVKWIQDRVVEFDPENNKVKTEKGKTIEYDFMVVAGGLELAFDKIKGLEEIGTLYTLGENQKAAEILARGNAASLYFVDGAVQMRKNLNAFIEAAKSGKKVKGIFTHPNTPIKCGGAPKKILFLTDSNLRHAGARDNAELVFYPNGGSMFGVPEYHKAILNLFEEKDLKYHYKHNLIEIDLDKKIAVFDKHDKTKKVYDPDLEEEFEEVVHERVEVPYDMIHITPPMKAPDYIGKSPVGSSAGFIPVNYETLQHKKYKNIFSLGDIAAVPLGKTGGSARKQYKVVVDNLISVMEGKEPTAKYNGYTVCPLISEIGKVMLAEFKWADPANGKYNGIVSPSFPLDPTQPRWLYWVLKVYMLKPMTQYGMLKGLA, from the coding sequence ATGGAAAGAAAAGAGTTTGAACATCTTCAAGAAATAGTTGAAGAGACTATGAAAAAAGAAGGGCTTTCAAGAAGGGATGCTTTAAAACTTATGGGGCTTGGGTCCGCAGCCGCTATGATGGGCGGAACAAGTGTCAAGGCAGAAGCCGCTACCGAAGCTAAAGCGAGTAGTGCAAAAGGAAAGATTTTGATAGTAGGTGGCGGTCTTGCAGGTATGAGTACCGCCGCTAGACTTGTTAGACATCTTGATAATCCAGATATTACCGTAGTAGAACCCAATCCAAAAAGTGTTTCATATCAACCCGGACTTACTCTAATTGGAGGATATGAGTGGGGAGTGGAAGATATTATCTATAATACTAGCGATTTTGTTCCTGACGGCGTAAAATGGATTCAAGACAGAGTAGTTGAATTTGATCCAGAAAACAATAAAGTAAAAACTGAAAAAGGCAAAACTATCGAATACGACTTTATGGTAGTTGCCGGCGGATTAGAGCTTGCTTTTGATAAAATCAAAGGTTTAGAAGAGATTGGGACTCTATATACTCTTGGAGAAAATCAAAAAGCGGCTGAGATTTTAGCAAGAGGAAATGCCGCTTCGCTCTATTTTGTGGACGGTGCAGTTCAGATGAGGAAAAATCTTAATGCTTTTATTGAGGCTGCAAAATCCGGTAAAAAAGTAAAAGGGATTTTTACGCATCCAAATACTCCAATCAAGTGTGGAGGAGCGCCTAAGAAGATTCTGTTTTTAACCGACTCAAATCTTAGACATGCGGGTGCTAGAGACAATGCTGAACTAGTTTTTTATCCAAATGGCGGTAGTATGTTCGGTGTTCCAGAGTACCATAAAGCGATACTAAATCTTTTTGAAGAAAAAGATTTGAAATATCACTATAAGCACAACTTAATAGAGATAGATTTAGATAAGAAGATTGCCGTATTTGATAAGCATGATAAAACAAAAAAAGTATATGATCCTGATCTTGAAGAGGAGTTTGAAGAGGTAGTTCACGAAAGAGTTGAAGTCCCTTACGATATGATACACATAACTCCTCCTATGAAAGCTCCAGATTATATAGGCAAATCGCCGGTAGGAAGTAGTGCGGGATTTATTCCGGTAAATTATGAGACTTTGCAACATAAAAAATATAAAAATATCTTTTCATTGGGAGATATTGCGGCTGTTCCACTTGGTAAAACTGGTGGTAGTGCAAGAAAACAGTATAAAGTAGTTGTAGATAACTTAATCTCTGTTATGGAAGGTAAAGAACCAACTGCTAAGTATAATGGATATACTGTATGTCCGTTGATATCTGAAATTGGTAAAGTTATGCTTGCCGAGTTTAAATGGGCGGATCCGGCAAATGGCAAATACAACGGAATAGTGTCTCCATCTTTCCCACTAGATCCTACTCAGCCTAGATGGTTATATTGGGTATTGAAAGTCTATATGCTAAAACCTATGACCCAATACGGTATGCTAAAAGGTCTAGCTTAA
- a CDS encoding arginyltransferase produces MKREFKENESIDYCVLDYDCPYLPDKKTRMYYRFIPKATKELCSALIKRGWRRFGFSYFHPICNGCEECKSLRIDVKNFRPSRSQKRAIKKNRDTKVVIRKPTITFEHIELYNKFHKFKSKKSGWKYIPIDLQTYYEEFVVGAHDYGKEVLYFQNNKLVGIDLIDIVNDGISSIYFFYDPDFERLSLGIYSLLIQIDIAKKLDLNWIYLGYWVDGCKSFAYKTNFKPYELLEGFPNICEEAKWKNIDN; encoded by the coding sequence ATGAAAAGAGAATTTAAAGAGAACGAATCTATTGATTATTGCGTGTTAGATTACGACTGTCCTTATCTACCTGATAAAAAAACCAGAATGTATTATAGATTTATTCCAAAAGCCACAAAAGAGCTTTGTTCCGCTCTGATTAAAAGGGGATGGAGACGTTTTGGTTTTTCATATTTTCATCCTATATGCAACGGCTGTGAGGAATGCAAAAGTCTTAGAATAGATGTAAAAAATTTCAGACCTTCACGTTCTCAAAAAAGAGCCATCAAAAAAAACAGAGATACGAAAGTAGTCATAAGAAAACCAACTATTACATTTGAACATATCGAGCTATACAATAAATTTCACAAATTTAAAAGCAAAAAGAGCGGATGGAAATATATCCCTATAGATCTTCAAACATACTATGAAGAGTTTGTCGTTGGAGCTCACGATTATGGTAAAGAGGTGCTCTACTTCCAAAATAATAAATTGGTGGGGATTGATCTTATAGATATTGTAAATGACGGGATTAGCTCTATATACTTTTTTTATGATCCAGACTTTGAGAGATTATCACTAGGAATCTACTCTTTACTGATACAGATTGATATAGCAAAAAAATTGGATCTTAATTGGATATATCTTGGATATTGGGTAGATGGGTGTAAATCTTTTGCTTATAAAACAAATTTCAAACCTTATGAACTGCTGGAAGGATTCCCAAATATCTGCGAAGAGGCAAAATGGAAAAATATAGACAACTAA
- a CDS encoding iron-sulfur cluster assembly scaffold protein has protein sequence MAKNDLIGGSIWEEYSQKVQDLMNNPRNKGELTEEDAKKLGGKLIVADYGAESCGDAVRLYWIVDPETDKILDAKFKSFGCGTAIASSDTMVELCKGKTVDEAVKITNIDVERAMRDHPDVPAVPPQKMHCSVMAYDVIKKAASLYKGVDMDSFEDEIIVCECARVSLSTIKEVIKLNDLKTVEEITDYTKAGAFCKSCIKPGGHEEREYYLVDILAETRREMEEEKMKEAAEALESGQEVAFNDMTTIQKLKAIEKVIDENIRQFLIMDGGNLEIIDVKENGAYTDVYIRYMGACAGCASSTTGTLFAIENTLKEKLDENIRVLPI, from the coding sequence ATGGCAAAAAATGATTTGATTGGCGGAAGTATCTGGGAAGAGTACAGCCAAAAAGTCCAAGATTTGATGAACAATCCCAGAAATAAAGGTGAACTTACCGAAGAAGACGCAAAAAAGCTAGGAGGAAAGCTAATAGTCGCTGATTACGGCGCAGAAAGTTGCGGTGATGCTGTGAGACTATACTGGATAGTTGATCCCGAAACAGATAAAATATTGGATGCAAAATTTAAATCTTTCGGCTGTGGTACGGCAATAGCAAGCTCAGATACTATGGTAGAACTTTGCAAAGGAAAAACTGTTGATGAAGCCGTAAAGATAACCAATATAGACGTTGAGAGAGCGATGAGAGACCATCCTGACGTTCCTGCCGTTCCGCCGCAAAAGATGCACTGCTCCGTAATGGCTTACGATGTTATCAAAAAAGCTGCAAGCCTATATAAAGGCGTGGATATGGATAGTTTCGAAGATGAGATTATAGTTTGCGAGTGCGCTAGAGTAAGCTTGAGCACTATAAAAGAGGTTATAAAACTAAACGATCTAAAAACGGTAGAAGAGATTACAGACTATACAAAAGCCGGAGCTTTTTGTAAAAGCTGTATAAAACCCGGCGGACATGAAGAGAGAGAGTATTATCTAGTAGATATTTTAGCCGAAACAAGAAGAGAAATGGAGGAAGAAAAGATGAAAGAAGCAGCCGAAGCTTTAGAAAGCGGGCAAGAAGTTGCGTTTAACGATATGACTACTATACAAAAACTTAAAGCTATCGAAAAAGTGATTGATGAAAATATTAGGCAGTTTTTGATAATGGATGGAGGGAACCTTGAAATAATAGACGTTAAAGAAAACGGCGCCTACACAGATGTATATATTAGATACATGGGAGCCTGTGCAGGATGTGCAAGCTCAACTACAGGAACTCTTTTTGCTATAGAAAACACTCTTAAAGAGAAACTTGACGAAAATATAAGAGTTTTGCCTATATAA
- a CDS encoding NifS family cysteine desulfurase yields MKKVYLDNNATTMVDPKVKEAMDPFFCEIYGNPSSLHDFGTKTHPYLRKAMDQLYNGINARDEDDIVITSCATESNNWVIKSVFFDHIKNGDKNHMITTEVEHPSVLAAFKWLESQGVKVTYLPVNSEGIVEAHTVKDFIREDTALVSIMWANNETGMIFPIEEIAQICKENGVLFHTDGVQAIGKIKVDVQKAGIDYMSFSAHKFHGPKGVGGLYIKAGKELTPLLHGGEHMRGLRSGTLNVPGIVGMGEAMELASYYLEFEEKKVRALRDKLEDALLEIPDTFVVGSRDKRVPNTILISVRGVEGEAMLWDLNRAGIAASTGSACASEDLEANPVMEAIGAEADLAHTAVRLSLSRFTTEEEIDYTIEVFKKAVERLRSISSSYAYKPENI; encoded by the coding sequence ATGAAAAAAGTCTATCTTGACAACAATGCAACCACAATGGTAGATCCGAAAGTGAAAGAGGCTATGGATCCGTTTTTTTGTGAAATATACGGTAACCCTAGCTCTTTACACGATTTTGGGACCAAAACACATCCATATCTAAGAAAAGCTATGGATCAACTCTACAATGGTATAAATGCAAGAGACGAAGATGATATTGTCATAACAAGCTGCGCAACTGAATCCAACAACTGGGTCATAAAAAGCGTCTTTTTTGATCATATAAAAAATGGTGATAAAAACCATATGATAACTACTGAAGTAGAACACCCTTCTGTTTTGGCCGCTTTTAAATGGCTAGAGTCTCAAGGTGTAAAAGTTACATATCTGCCGGTAAATAGTGAAGGTATAGTAGAAGCTCATACCGTAAAAGATTTTATAAGAGAAGATACGGCACTAGTTTCGATAATGTGGGCTAACAACGAAACCGGAATGATCTTTCCTATAGAAGAGATAGCCCAAATTTGCAAAGAAAACGGAGTTTTATTTCATACTGATGGTGTACAAGCCATAGGTAAAATAAAAGTTGACGTTCAAAAAGCAGGGATTGATTATATGAGTTTTTCCGCACACAAATTTCATGGACCAAAAGGTGTAGGAGGACTATATATAAAAGCCGGTAAAGAGTTGACGCCTCTGCTACATGGTGGGGAACATATGAGGGGACTTAGAAGCGGGACACTAAATGTACCTGGAATCGTAGGTATGGGAGAGGCTATGGAGCTTGCCTCGTACTATCTTGAGTTTGAAGAGAAAAAGGTAAGGGCTTTGAGAGACAAACTAGAAGATGCCCTTTTGGAGATTCCAGATACGTTTGTGGTGGGAAGTAGAGATAAAAGAGTACCAAATACCATTTTGATAAGCGTTAGAGGAGTTGAAGGTGAAGCTATGCTTTGGGACCTTAACAGAGCAGGTATCGCAGCTAGTACTGGAAGCGCATGTGCCAGCGAAGATCTAGAAGCAAACCCGGTAATGGAAGCAATAGGAGCGGAGGCTGATCTAGCACATACGGCGGTTAGACTTAGTCTTAGCAGATTTACGACTGAAGAAGAGATAGATTATACAATAGAGGTTTTCAAAAAAGCGGTAGAAAGACTTAGAAGTATCTCAAGCTCTTACGCTTACAAACCTGAAAATATATAG
- the folE gene encoding GTP cyclohydrolase I FolE, whose protein sequence is MDKKREFENSVKKILEIVGEDPNREGLLKTPERVYKAFLHLTEGYKKDPKEVLGEALFTSTNDEMVVVRDIEFYSLCEHHLLPIIGRAHVAYIPNGKVVGLSKIPRMVNVFARRLQIQEQMTEQIADALMETVNPKGVAVVVQARHMCMEMRGVEKICSTTVSSALRGVFKENLKTREEFFSIINSPQSIRF, encoded by the coding sequence ATGGATAAAAAAAGAGAATTCGAAAACAGCGTAAAAAAAATATTGGAAATAGTAGGAGAAGATCCAAATAGAGAAGGACTCTTAAAAACACCTGAAAGAGTCTATAAAGCTTTTTTACACTTGACAGAAGGATATAAAAAAGATCCGAAAGAGGTATTGGGAGAAGCGCTTTTTACATCAACAAACGATGAGATGGTCGTTGTTAGAGATATAGAGTTTTACTCTTTATGCGAACATCACCTTCTACCTATAATAGGAAGAGCACATGTTGCTTACATTCCAAACGGAAAAGTAGTCGGTTTATCTAAAATACCTAGAATGGTAAACGTATTTGCTAGAAGACTGCAAATCCAAGAACAGATGACTGAACAGATAGCCGACGCTCTCATGGAAACAGTCAATCCAAAAGGGGTTGCGGTTGTAGTACAAGCAAGACATATGTGCATGGAGATGAGAGGAGTGGAAAAAATCTGTTCAACTACTGTAAGTTCCGCCTTAAGAGGTGTATTTAAAGAGAATTTAAAAACAAGAGAGGAGTTTTTTAGTATAATTAACTCTCCCCAATCCATTAGATTTTAA